Proteins encoded together in one bacterium window:
- a CDS encoding sugar kinase, with product MSLLVVGSVALDSVETPFGRTNEALGGSAVYFSAAASLFAPVQLVGVVGNDYPVHALDFLVRRGVDLGGLVQAPGESFRWAGAYSYDLNTAHTLETRLGVFASFSPQLPERFRNAEWVFLANIDPELQMQVLDQVASPRLVACDTMNYWIEGKRDALMELLRRVDMLLVNDAEVRQLSGDPNLIRAARWVQRHGPRYVVVKKGEHGAFLMTPDMIFFAPAYPLEELFDPTGAGDAFAGGFLGYLAQVGEVTPDELRRAMVHGSVMGSFAVERFSVERFIDLGLAEIQERVRAFREMTAFEHPLLESARV from the coding sequence ATGAGCCTGCTCGTGGTGGGCAGCGTCGCGCTGGACAGCGTCGAAACGCCCTTCGGCCGAACGAACGAGGCGCTCGGCGGCTCCGCCGTCTACTTCAGCGCAGCGGCGTCCCTGTTCGCGCCCGTGCAGCTCGTCGGCGTGGTCGGCAACGATTACCCCGTCCACGCGCTGGACTTCCTGGTCCGCCGCGGCGTGGACCTGGGCGGGCTGGTCCAGGCGCCGGGCGAGAGCTTCCGCTGGGCCGGCGCCTACAGCTACGACCTCAACACCGCGCACACGCTCGAGACCCGGCTCGGCGTGTTCGCCTCCTTCTCGCCGCAGCTGCCCGAGCGGTTCCGCAACGCCGAATGGGTCTTCCTCGCCAACATCGACCCCGAGCTCCAGATGCAGGTGCTGGATCAGGTGGCGTCGCCCCGACTGGTGGCGTGCGACACCATGAACTACTGGATCGAGGGCAAGCGGGACGCGCTCATGGAGCTGCTCCGGCGGGTGGACATGCTCCTGGTCAACGACGCGGAGGTCCGGCAGCTCTCGGGGGACCCCAACCTGATCCGGGCGGCACGCTGGGTACAGCGCCACGGGCCGCGCTACGTGGTGGTGAAGAAAGGCGAGCACGGCGCGTTCCTGATGACGCCGGACATGATCTTCTTCGCCCCGGCCTACCCGCTCGAGGAGCTGTTCGACCCGACGGGTGCCGGTGACGCCTTCGCCGGCGGCTTCCTGGGCTACCTGGCACAGGTGGGCGAGGTGACGCCGGACGAGCTACGGCGGGCGATGGTGCACGGCTCGGTCATGGGGTCTTTCGCCGTGGAGCGGTTCAGCGTGGAGCGCTTCATCGATCTCGGGTTGGCGGAGATCCAGGAGCGCGTCCGTGCGTTCCGCGAGATGACCGCCTTCGAACACCCGCTGCTGGAGTCGGCGCGTGTCTGA